In Calliopsis andreniformis isolate RMS-2024a chromosome 6, iyCalAndr_principal, whole genome shotgun sequence, the genomic window CAATTTCCTTCTCTATTTCCATAGATTCTTCTGTTTTTTCAGCTTCTGTACACTCTATTTTAGGAGCTTCGCTATCATTCCTTTCTGTGTTTTCCACTTTAGTAGTTTTAACTATAGGCTGTATAACAGCATCATGATAAAATTGTATGGGATCTAATTCTGGAGGATGTTCATAATGAAATTTCACAGAACAAGGAACCTTTACCCTTATTCTACCTTCCAATCTAATCTTTGTACGAAAAAGTGGATTTACTGTACGTGCTTTACGTAGGAAATCTAATTTCACTGCATGTTGATCTATACGCTGGTTGGCATATTTATCCCAGAGTTTGATACGTTCTGTTACTCTACATGATGTCAAGAGATTTTGGTCTATAAAATGATTTGGATGATTAGGACACATCCATCTGCCAATAGGAAAAGCAGTAAGTGGAGGATCTAAACAATCTTGATGAAAATACAATGGACAATAATCACATGCAACCAATGGTGCTTTTCTGCAACTGCGTCCACATTCAAAACACAAACGTGCTGGTAATGGCACCATTAAATTGCTGTCTAAACAATGACTTTTTCCTACTATAATAAAGATAATATTATTTTAGTTACTATTGGAGAACAGAATAAATAGGAGagatagaataaaaattttaccaCTATGGGGTCCACTTTGTTGCTTTCCTCTTTTACCCGAAACATAATCTACTTTATTACTACCAGGAAACATTATTGGTAACTGCAATTCTTTAGGTAATTCAAATTCTCTAGGATTAACTAATGATGCTGCTAGAGCTAACACTTCGAGTGCAGATTTTTTTGTACTTTTCTCATTTCCTTTATTATCCAACAGATTTCTCTTTGATGCATATCGACAAGCATAACATAACCATTCTCCATTAGGGATATCTGTTGGATCCACTGCTGGATAactataaataattatattctatATGAAAACATAGAATACACTTTTACTAAACATTAATGTAACTAAATATATCAATTTTGTTTTGTGCAGAAACTACTTTAAgttagatatacattatatcagtTATACAAGTTTCCATGTATacaactacctataataattttgtttaggaaaaagataaaaattaaGATATTTTTTACTTCTTTCATTCTAAAAAATATCAAACTCACTGGCATTGTAAATGATATGATGCAGGACATTTGTCACAGCATATAAGTTCTCCACCATCTCTACAAGCATCGCAAATGTCACGATTATGACCTCGTCCTCGTCTTTTAAAATATGGGtgtcttttttcttctttctcctTCTTACTTTTTATTGCTTTTGAATCTTCTGATACAGGTGGTGCTATTAAAGCTTGAATTTGCTGAACACAAAAGAAACattattattgttttttattacagTCTTTTATTGTTAGGAAATGTTACACATAAAAAAATTTGATTTCCTCAACTTATTAAATGTTTTGTTTACTTACTGGCATTAAACCTCCAATCATTGGGAAACCGTATTCCACAGTACCCATTTTAGAACaagtatttaatttttataagactaataaatttttattctaaatttttactAATAACCTTTTCTATCGATTGTCTTAACTCTTCATAATATTTGTTCGATTAAAAACGATAAATCTAACCATACTTTCTACTCTTTATGTTCAACTTGGTTAGGTGGTTTGGTGGTTAGGTCCAAACCCTATGACTATATAAATACGGACTACAGACTGTTAACTGTCAACATTTTAGAGCTCAGAACCCCTAAAGACTAAAGGTGCGTTCGAATACAGCTCATATAGGTGTGGATGTAACATCATTTTCACAGCACTGCCAGCAATACCCAAATTCTGAACACACATGACAGAATCAGTGCCCCTTTGTGTACAGGGACCTTCATTGAATCTGTCAGAACTGGATATAGGCATATTGGGAATTTTGAATAAGCTTATACTCACCCTGCTAGAAATGTAGTTAAGTAGGATTTCAAGTAGGCATTACCGTTGTCGAAGGAACGATAAAAGATCGTGATTAGGCAGCTATGTAATTAGAGTATAacgtaatttaaaataaaatgttaATATGTCAGTTAAAACAAGTTAAATATCATGATACAAATAACCGCCGCTATTTTCAGCAGGGTGAGTACAAACTTATTTGAAGTTCCCTATATTCTTTATATCTAGTTCTGAAAGATTCAAAGCAAGTTCTTGTACAGATACGTGTACACCTAGTTTGAGTTGTTCGTAAATGCGTCTCATACACAATTGTCGACTTTTCAAAAATTCCcaaattttcattaattaaatatttataaatttttagaattttgttCAAATTAGTATCTACATTTTGTTTCTCAACTGTTCCAGACTACTCTACTCAATTTCACTAAAAAATTTAATCTTTAATATCGTTGATCTTATTTTACAGCATAAACATAAGTAAATTATCAGATATCAATAACAAATGATTTACGAATTTGAGAATATAGAtgtaattcaaattttaaatctttTCATAGCTCTgttcaataataattatattgtttTACTTTTCATTTTGTAATGTGTACAAAATGCAAATACATTTGTTAATGAATACGTTACATGTGTCAtttaattttttcttatttacaataggtattttaaaataaatacgGATAACTAAACTGTAAACTtaagaaaaatttgaaatatttaaaattgtatattgtaaaaatttgttataaattttatcgaatttattaatgttatactatTTAGTTAACCGATTATTTAAGTTACAGAATTAACAAGTACTAAAATTATTAATGTACATTTTAAGAGACAAATTGCAAATAAGTTGACTTGACATAAAAGATATTGAAATCAATTATCTTTGTGAAAATTCATATTATAATTTGCATTGCCTATTATCTATAAGACAATTTATACACACAGCTCAAGAAGATACATGTTGAGTCAGATACAAATGTTgtgtttgaaacaactttttaataattttcaaaaGACAACAAAAATTCAAAGTATGTTTACACAAAAAATCAATAACAACAAAagatatatatgtgtatatatatccAGATTGTTTTGTACGCTCTAATTAATGAAGTTACAAACTATTCAAACACAATGTTTATGTTTACTTTTACTCTTATACTTTTCACGTCAGCTGTACAAAGTGCACACTTAAAAGATTAAGTTGGCAGTGTAATTTGAGCTAACAATATGTACGGAAAACGAAAGAATGTAAGAAAAGTTactaaattattaaacattaatGAATTCAATACGAAATTAAGGGCATTTAAAATTTGCAATAAACCTGGTATTTATAGTTAATtaaaacaatgaataatatacACAAGAAATAAATCTAGTTCAAAGAATTAGTAAATGGATGGATATTTTTTATACAAGGTTTTCGTATAATTTCAACTTTTTAAACTATTCAAGAGTTTTAGTGTAGTTTCAGCTCTAGATTTTAATGACCTACAACTCTGATCCAAACTGTCTTGTCCATAATTAACTATTGTCGCATGTATATCATTATCAACATCGAGTCCTGTGtgtaattcaaatttttcaaattctgtTAATACCGAATCTAAATTTTGAATCCTTTCGACAAGTAATGTTGCAACATCTCTCCAACTCTGTAACGAAACACATAAacattaaatcaataatattaagcTTAAAAGAAATGATCTCCAAATAAACAAAtgaagaaaaataatttaaaattgatataaaattctattaaatTGTAATCTTACGTGATCATTATTGTTGACCGAAACGGATTCTATTTTCTTCCTATATTTTTTCTTGTCTTTCTTTTGTGAAGTTTGCGATTGTGACTGTGTCGCACACAATGTACATATGGCACTGATAATTGCTAAAGACTCACTGCACGTGGATGCTCTTAATAAAAAATGCTTAAAAGATACTGGAACGCCTTTTTCAGGGATGTCTATTGTCTGAAGGCATGGAGATGCTCGTAACATTTGAATGCATTCAAAGTCAGGATAATGCGATCGAGACAGCGACTCCGCAAGTCGAGCTATCGTTTTTAATTGTTCGGAGTAATGAGCTTCTCGTAATCTTTCCACTGCATCCATAGGAACCAACACTTTACAAGATTTATTTTTCTCCCCGTCAGACTCGAATTTTTGAAGAATTATTGGAATTTGTTCACTGTCCAATTGCTTTAGTTCACTAGATAATCTGGCAAGAAGAGAAGAAGCATCATGCATTGCACATGCtgccaatatttttaaaattaaatttcttgctGCGAGTAATCTTAACATGCATATACGTGTTTCCTCTTGCATTCTAGGGTCCTTCTCTGTTTCGCTAAGCGGTTCCCACCCGCGTACAACCTAAATTAagcatattatttttattattttctacgTTTTTTATGGATTACAAAAATTTACTTGAACTTTTATTACCTCTAAATCACGGTTATCTCGTAAAGAATTCAACCGAATTGAATCTTCGTTAGGTTGAATATGCATATTACTTAATGTAGAAAATAGTGATGCGGAGTTGTAGCACCATCTTAATTCCAAAAGCATTTTGTCCACAGTAGTCATAACGAAGTGAAATGAATTTTCTAAACGTTCTCTCAACTCCACAAATTCTTGAATCTTTACAAAACTTCCATATTTATACGCAAACGTTAAATGATCTGCGCTCTAATCGCAtagcagaagaataaattaaaatcagagaaattatttgtttttaagataattatataataataaatacaggCTGTATTATACATACGTCTTTGCaatttgtaataaaaaattTGGTAGAGTGATTTAAAGTTGTAGAAGCTAGTGAAAGGTGACCAAGTGGAGCAAGTAATGGTGCATGTAAATATCCCAGCGAATCTAATTGGATATGTTTAACGTCTAACGACGTGAAAATATAATCCGCTGCACCCACTAATCCTGCTTCCAAATATATTCGTAccaataaaatttttatatgaaaatttGCAGGACTTGATAATAAACCATGTTCTAGTAATGACATTGCcctataaaaatgtttttatttatttttgtttatGGCTCCCAATAATTATTTTAGCAAATGTGTCATTTTAAAATAACATTACCTATAGAGATAAACTGCTTTGTTCGTATTGTACCACAATTCATGCAACAAATGTGTAGCTACAAGGATATAAGAATCTGCAGGACAAAAATCTGTTGGTAGCCTTTCTTGAACTGGGCATAATTCATTACCCTTTTCATATAATTTACATAATCGTTCTACCAATTGTTCTTGTTCATTTATACCCACATATGGAGCGTGATGAAGACCACACATTCTTCGTAGTTGTTCCAAATGAATATGCCTTTGCATTTGTTGTACAGTAGTTGGAAACCCTTCTGGTTTAACTCCTACATCTTCTTCTATCTAtgtaattgtaaataaaatttCGTATAAAAAAACAAGTTCAGAACAATTCATTGTTTTATTACTTACTTTTTGAAGTAACTCTAACCTATCTGCAGGTGTTAGTAAATCTAAATATAGCTGTAAATCTCCAACTACGCAATCTTTTTCTCCAAATTGTACAAAGTACTGATACATTAAGACTACTGCTTCAGTCTTGTTTTCCATGATTTGTTGGTTCACAGTACGTTTTAACAATTCCAATTTTGCAAGATAAGGAGCCCTCACCCTTTTATCTGACATAGTTATGACCTTATTAAAAAACTCTGTACACTCCTCCGGTTTTTGAAATTTAAGAGCCGCAAGAAGATAGTCTTGATAATATGCCCAATTATCATTACTGTTCACAATACAAATAGtttgtattattaaaatattattataaaagaAACATAAAGTATACTGTACTCACTTTTCATTGATGAGCTCCTTATATGCATTAGCTGCTTCAGAAAAGCGTTCCAGTTTCAGAAATAGTGCTGCTTTTCGCTGAGGAATAGGTGAAAGATGTGAAGCTAAGGGTCCAGATAAAACATTTAACATTTCTTCACTTTTACCCTGAAGCTCCAATATCATTAAATAAAGTTGTACTTCTTGTTCTGCTTCCACTTTCCCTTCATTAATTAATTTCAATACCTGGTGTTCATGAATTTCTTATTAAAATTTGAACAGAATAATATTCCTTGTTACAAGGTAATAATTTTCCTAAAAGTTCCAAACCATTCTTTCTGCTAACGGTAATACAACATCCTTCGCTAATTTCTCATCTGCATGTATAGCCTGCATAACTATGCTCATTACAGCCCAAAAATAATATGGATTTTTTGGTTTTAATTTATATAAAGCAAGCGCTGTTTGCTGCTGCTTTTTATAGTCTCCAAGACGTACATAAGACATAAATAAATGCGTCAATAATTCTTCATTGTTTGGATCTGCTTTTGCAGCAGCTTCATACACTTCACTAATTTTGTCCGCtataaataaatgtatttcAAATTATACTTTAATATGTATGTCAATATACATGTAacatatatttaaataattacacGGTGAATGTAATATAAACTTACGTTGATGTATTTCTCTGTAACAAATACTCATAACTTGTAGAGTAGAATCCTCACATGGTATCTCAGAACGTACTTTGTCCATAATGGCTTGACACTCATTTTCTTTACCAAGCCGCAGTAAAGCCAATGCTTTAAGTACTTTGGCACACTGATTACTTGGATGTTTTTTAAGCACTTTATCTGCTTCCTGAAGggcttttttattatttccatTATCCAACCAGTCTAAAATACAGAGCACAATCATATTACATAACCTTAGTACcggtaaaatattaaaattataattgtacaaaatttctaataataaaagtgtaaattattaataaaagtatTAACGGCATATTTACTATATATCGGACGTAACCGACGTTCGTTGACAATATTTTCCACATGGGATGTAGACGCCATGATACTTTTTATGGCAATTTTAAATTAACATATCGAAAGAGCAAACATTCCTCCACTGGGTGTATGACATCATAAGGCAAATTTACATTGATCTTTATGTCTATTTTTTGCCATCTTCAAAAATTTTACGCAACTTTTTCTTAATGTTTATAGTTTAGAGATATAATGAAAGAAATAAATCATGGTTTTAAGTCAGCAAAGTCAATAGAAAAAGTTTCCTAAAACATTGATATTATAAAATCAATTAAATGCAATCTTTATACAAatactttttatattatttctataaataattttttcatttatcGCTATCCAATttgattaaaattcaaaattagaaaattaatgTTTCTGGTTAAGTTTATTTAATAAGGACATATATCTtatcagaataaaaaataaagttttATGTAATTAGAAATTACGAATTATGACGCATTTTTGTGTAATTTGTTCAAAACAAAAATACTTTGCGCATATAGtaacatatttcaaaatttcaagttcTTTTTGACTACTAGATCTCGTATAATTTAAGACTATGTACGTGATTCGCGCGCAAATTCTGTTTGTAGTGAAGTGTTGATTTTCGATGTCAAATTGCTTTTTGTGATAGACTAAGTTAAAACTTCAGTTTCAAAGGTGAATTGAATTTAATTAAACACTATGTGGTCATCAAATGGAGATACTAGTGCGACTTTTGAAGGCGGATTTTTAGATAATAGTCGCAAAGGAGAACAAGGAGACGTAAAATTGCGAAGAGTACAAACTCTTATACCTGCTATGATAGGACATTTACTTTCTGCTTCTTCAACTGATGAAACAAAATTTTGGGATATTCCAGCACGTATGTTTTCAATTGTTGGAATTATACGTAATATGGAAGAATCTGCGACAAAAATATCATACGATATTGAAGATCAAACAGGTATATCAACTCATCACTTCTTGTCTCATGACACTTGTCtcatgtatttttgttttatgtagAATTTGTCTTTTTGATTTactaaaattatataaaaatcatTCGTTTGTTTGTTAATATATTTAGGCACTATAACTGCTCTAAAATGGTTAGAAGCAGATAGCAAACCATCTGATCATAATATGCAGAAAGACACATATGTTCGTGTAGTTGGTTTTCTCAGAGAACAAAATGATAAGCGACACATTCTTATTATGAGAATGTGGTTACTACAAGATCTAAATGAGTTGACAAATCACATTTTGGAAGTTACTTATGCTACATTAAAAGCAGAAGCAATGGCAAAACAAAATAAAGAATCAGGAGACAGTATGAATAGTTCTATGGGAAATCAAGGACAAAGTGAAGATTCTCCTTACTATGGAATGACAGGAGATCAAACTTTAGTTTATAAAATTATTCATGCACAGAATGATACAGAATCTGGTATTGAAAGATCTGAAATTAAAGCGCAAATACCAAAACGTATTTTATCAGACATAGATAATATATTAGATTTTCTAGTATCTGAAGGCCACATATATACAACAAGTACAGACAATCATTTTAAGACAACATAAGCTTTTGCAGTGATGTAATTTTTCATGTCTGTATTCTTTATGAAAaatgaatataatataatttaaattttaatagtatatctatattttattaaaaatattatgtatACAGTAAAATGGTAgcaatacattttatacatacaTAATACAAACTTATAAGTTACGAATTATAAGAATgataaatatactatttttgaaTAAACTATTTTTTTACACGTAAAGGCTGTAGAAAAATTATACGTCATGCTTATAACAGCTAAATTCTATACTTTGGGATCAGTGGAAAgctattaaaaaatgtttctgtTAAATTGATCTTGACCTCGAAACTCAAGGTCTCAAATTCTTCTAAAAAATAGTGTTGAAGCTTCATTTGATTCTTAGACTGATTTGATTTATATATTTAAACTGAAACATAAGATTCAAAATAAACAACCAGTTCGATTATTACTgtacataaacacaacagtattgctCTGTTGATACCAAATAAACAATAAACTATCACAATGAAGTACCTCTTACTATTTCGTTTCTTAGTAATCTTTAGTCTTAAATTTTAACCTAGAAATATATTACATTATTGATGATGTGAGTaacattatttacattatagtaatagttaattttataattaacaagAAAAAAGGTTAGAGAGCAGGGATTAAAAcgaaaaaattaacaaaaaggaaagaaaagaaaTACAAACAAACAAGAAGAGAAATTGGTGGGGCGTTATACTACACTTTTAACAATGGCGGGAAACATATGACAACAACAATATACTTTTTTATCTAATGAATGAGAAGACAGTTAATATATACATAAAATTTACGATTATATTCCAGTCTGTACTAATCTATACAtagcataataataataataattttagctGTTATGGCTTGGCATATTCCAAACAAGATAAAGGCATTGCTTCCAGGTACGATATTCTTTCTCTTTTCTTTATATGAATACGAGTGAGCTAATGAGACAACAATTCTCAGAGAACATTGAAGAGAGATGTGTCTTCTATGAAATCTATCAAATGGCATTGATAGTAGTTGAACAGTTTATTCCATTTCTTAGTTTTTATGTTAGGGTTAGGTAACATGGAAAACGATCTTCGAATATCTTAACAAAGCTTGAAAGATGTAGCAAATTGAATTtgcttaaaataattttatttcaaaaacTAGCTTGCCAACTAGTCAGGAATTGCAATAGTTTTTCTTTCTTATTGAAAGTGTTTGAATCTCTCCTCTCAACGCCGTGTCTCCGTTCTTGGATTCCATTTTATTCACTCGACTATTTCCTATATTTTCACTTTTACAATTTTACGATTTCTCACTCTTGATCATTAAAATTTGCCAAGAGACCCATCTTTCAATAAATTTCAATGAACTCTTACTTCTCCCTGTACGAGGTAAAACAGCGCAAATTCATCGCCTTTGATTAACAATAAGTGTTAAATGCAATCTTGTTCTGTTAACATATGACATTCAGAAAAGCTCTTCTCTTAGTAGCAACAACGCGATCAGAAAAAATATGTATCTGTTGAGGTTACGGTTAAAATAACGCGCGGCATTTTCAAATACGAGAGAGAAAGACACATGCATATTCACTTTCTCTCTTGACTTCCCGAAGTATTTCGAAGAGCTGACCTCTATACAcacgtacatatgtatacacaCATGGTTCGTGCGCGAGCAGTAGAATGTAGTAGAGGGAGAAATTCTCTGTGTCTGTAACTTTCATAGGCCCGTCATGCTGACTCTTGTTACGAATTTGATATCacaggtggtggtggtggtgttaTGGTATGCTTATGGTGTTAATACATTCGCAGCATCGTATACAGTAACAGTACCGGCAGCGTCGAGTCATCTCTTTCTCGTTGAGTGTTTAAAATTGCAAGATCGTAAAGGGAAAATTACTAAAGAAGATGTCGAAAAAGGCTAAAGGACAAAACGCATTTTATTTCTTCATGCTAGAATGGAAAAGAAAACAAGAAAAAAAGGGACGTGTATTTCCAAACGGTTTGAAGGATATTTCTAATAATCCAGACTTAAACGAGGAGTGGCGGGTTTGTTTTCTTTGTTATTACGTTATTAAGTCGATATATTAAAACTATAATTTAGTCATTTTAAGTTGTGCTATGTTAATGTTAACATTTGtaatttgaattctaaatcGCAATTATGATACTATAGTTATGTAGAAGAGGATGGTTATTTTGATGAAAGTCAGCAGAGATAAGATTAATTACGTCTTATATGAATACAATTGTTACTGGTTttaaattttgtataattttgtaATTTAGAAATAGTATTGTCAAGTAGATTTCAATTTAGACTATATGTTATATggatatttttatagtatttaagaTCAACTCATTTGGATTAGTATTGTAAATTTAACTATATGAAATAAAGCTTAAATCTTAAAATCTATTTGAATTTGTAATTATACAATTTaatgattgcaatcattgtaTAATGATATAAGTATAGAATATCTATTGCAAAAATAAATGAGatgcaaataaaattttcttataAGGAAGTTCATTTACAAAAGAATCAATTTTCAAGATTCAGTGAATACATATATTTGCTTAAGTATCAGTTTGtatttcatatttatattgtgtacttTTGATTGACCTCTAAATTTGTGAACATGTTTACGAACAAGAATTCAAAAGTAACAGatattaaaacaaaataaacgGTTATATACCTTAttgatttattaatatttataatttcatgGAAACAAAACTTTCTAGGGAAAAATTTTCTTTACAAAAATTATAACTTTATGATTAAACACTATACAGTAAAATCTAAGTCATACATAagaataagaaattaattttaaaatgtaAAAGAAGTATCTTTGAAACGTAAAAAACCTATTTCATtagaaattttataatttcttgTAGAATCTTCCAAAACAACAAAAAGGATATTATGAAGCTCAAGCAAAAGAGAGTAAAATACAAGCCCAAGGGGCCTTAACTAAGAAAACAGCTCTAGGTGAAAGTATAGATGAAGTTTATGAATCTGAAAAAAGAGAACAAGAATTTCACCAAAATATGTTACAGTATATAGAGTCTGTAGTATCAATGGGAACACAACATAACAGTATGTAGTTAACATCCTACATTTAAAACTTAATAGAAATACTTCTTTAATTAAAGCAACAATATACTTTATGGTAATAGCAAACAATAAGTATCAAATAATGTCATTTATTACAGACttggaaaaaataaaatttatatttatacatgTGAATTGGTTTTATAAAAGAGAAATTGGTATCAATAAATATGACTTCTGTCCTGCTGAATTTGCAATAGCAGAGTTCAGTTTAGAAAACGGCATTGAAAATATGTATCATGAAATCATTAATGCGAAGATACCATTAGGATGGAGAAGGGATGCATATGAAACTAGTATGGAAACTCATAAAATACCTGTGGAACTTAAAGTTGGAGAAGAAAATTTTGCTCTTATGTATGACAAATTAATTGCTATTTTGAAAGCTAATAAGACTGGAAACAAGTTTCCTCCACTATATACTGCAAAAGATATGAATATTGCTGTAGAATCTTTACTGAAAAGAATGACTGAAGCTGCAAGTAAGCCTAGTCAAGTGCTATAAAGATATAATAAATGTTATAAATATTTACAACTATATTCATATTATATTTCAGAAAAATCTACGGATGATTTTGTAATATATTCACTGGAAGCTTTGTTTGGAGCTTTACGAAATGCTGCTACACAAAAAGTAGACGACTGTAGCATTCCTCTTGTCATTGCTGAAATTGAATTTGGAAAAGATATTTTCGTTTCTGAACAGAATCTTGAATGTTCGGTAAGAAAATCTAAGAAGAGATTATagaaacataaaaaatattatgttataaattataatagatataatacaaatatattgtaatagaattttatttaagcTAATGAAATCCTTTTTTTCACACAGTATCATAAAAACATAGATGGTACATCTCAGTATTGTAGTATGGCTGTAGTAAAAAGATGGGGTTTCACTATATGTGATCATTGCTGTGAATTTTTGAACATACCAATGATTAAAGGTATTCATTGTCCTGTTTCTGAATCACATATTAAATCCTCTGTTGAAGAGAATATTGAGGTTCACATGAATAAATTGAATATCAATGAACAGTGCAAAATGGTATCCATGACAGGGGTAAGTAAATGTACATAGTAGATTATAACAGGCATTCAACTCGTTATGATCGAGATAAAAAAAAGTTATTGGCTAATAATTATTTgttcgattttttttttttttttttttaaatccgtTTTATAATAATGTCAAACAGGTAAGTGAGGATTATAGGAGGCGAGTATCTGAACGATCTTATCAAGAAGAACAGCGGCGACGTAATGAGTGCAAACCGTTAGAAATAATCGATCACAGTAAATTTAACACCATTAGTAATGTATCTGTACGTAAACATTATGCTAGTATACGTATTTATAAAAGATTTTACAACAGCAATTATAAGTTACTTGTTCTTTACAATTGTAGATACCTGGACGACCATTGCGACTTCCTAAAACAAAATGTAAGCATATATGTATCTACTATCCTCATATTATTTAAATGTATCATTGACAGTGAATGTAATGTTATAAATATCTTTTATCATTACAGCACGAGCAGTCAGTGAAATGCCAGAAAACTTACCATCTTTCAATGCATCAGATTTTCCACCAATGGGTAAGTTAAGTTTTTGTTGCTGTACAACATAGGTCATCCCTTGTGAAATCGGACACTTTTCGAAGTGACATCTCGGGACttgtttaaatttgaatatgttataATTTTTAGCGATGTTTAAACGTATCTTAGAtggtttttcaaaattttaattattatggATTTTACAGCTACTTGAAGTAGAGCGCTAactttttttcaaaaattcataacTCCCTAACTAGGGATTTGGCTTACCTATTCAAATGCAATCGAACAAATTTTTATAGCATGTTGTATTACAAGAGTCTTTTTATGCAGGAGGAAGAGGAACAGTGCCGAAGAAAGATGAGAAGGATATTAAA contains:
- the LOC143180829 gene encoding replication protein A 32 kDa subunit; translated protein: MWSSNGDTSATFEGGFLDNSRKGEQGDVKLRRVQTLIPAMIGHLLSASSTDETKFWDIPARMFSIVGIIRNMEESATKISYDIEDQTGTITALKWLEADSKPSDHNMQKDTYVRVVGFLREQNDKRHILIMRMWLLQDLNELTNHILEVTYATLKAEAMAKQNKESGDSMNSSMGNQGQSEDSPYYGMTGDQTLVYKIIHAQNDTESGIERSEIKAQIPKRILSDIDNILDFLVSEGHIYTTSTDNHFKTT
- the Psidin gene encoding phagocyte signaling impaired; the encoded protein is MASTSHVENIVNERRLRPIYNWLDNGNNKKALQEADKVLKKHPSNQCAKVLKALALLRLGKENECQAIMDKVRSEIPCEDSTLQVMSICYREIHQPDKISEVYEAAAKADPNNEELLTHLFMSYVRLGDYKKQQQTALALYKLKPKNPYYFWAVMSIVMQAIHADEKLAKDVVLPLAERMVLKLINEGKVEAEQEVQLYLMILELQGKSEEMLNVLSGPLASHLSPIPQRKAALFLKLERFSEAANAYKELINENNDNWAYYQDYLLAALKFQKPEECTEFFNKVITMSDKRVRAPYLAKLELLKRTVNQQIMENKTEAVVLMYQYFVQFGEKDCVVGDLQLYLDLLTPADRLELLQKIEEDVGVKPEGFPTTVQQMQRHIHLEQLRRMCGLHHAPYVGINEQEQLVERLCKLYEKGNELCPVQERLPTDFCPADSYILVATHLLHELWYNTNKAVYLYRAMSLLEHGLLSSPANFHIKILLVRIYLEAGLVGAADYIFTSLDVKHIQLDSLGYLHAPLLAPLGHLSLASTTLNHSTKFFITNCKDSADHLTFAYKYGSFVKIQEFVELRERLENSFHFVMTTVDKMLLELRWCYNSASLFSTLSNMHIQPNEDSIRLNSLRDNRDLEVVRGWEPLSETEKDPRMQEETRICMLRLLAARNLILKILAACAMHDASSLLARLSSELKQLDSEQIPIILQKFESDGEKNKSCKVLVPMDAVERLREAHYSEQLKTIARLAESLSRSHYPDFECIQMLRASPCLQTIDIPEKGVPVSFKHFLLRASTCSESLAIISAICTLCATQSQSQTSQKKDKKKYRKKIESVSVNNNDHSWRDVATLLVERIQNLDSVLTEFEKFELHTGLDVDNDIHATIVNYGQDSLDQSCRSLKSRAETTLKLLNSLKS
- the LOC143180766 gene encoding PHD finger protein 12; the encoded protein is MGTVEYGFPMIGGLMPQIQALIAPPVSEDSKAIKSKKEKEEKRHPYFKRRGRGHNRDICDACRDGGELICCDKCPASYHLQCHYPAVDPTDIPNGEWLCYACRYASKRNLLDNKGNEKSTKKSALEVLALAASLVNPREFELPKELQLPIMFPGSNKVDYVSGKRGKQQSGPHSVGKSHCLDSNLMVPLPARLCFECGRSCRKAPLVACDYCPLYFHQDCLDPPLTAFPIGRWMCPNHPNHFIDQNLLTSCRVTERIKLWDKYANQRIDQHAVKLDFLRKARTVNPLFRTKIRLEGRIRVKVPCSVKFHYEHPPELDPIQFYHDAVIQPIVKTTKVENTERNDSEAPKIECTEAEKTEESMEIEKEIEEDSKIKRETYQKEADSKNEDTQKVDVIENKCNDDCSTEYYAERFGCNVKEGVQLLERPVLEALALQRLEQILDPDGENYDTLNCHRMARAALFSLNHKPKPPIFMVHKTLTIGNGPNCDLVLSNYGNCSFTSSKHAIIFFDECTKRYELLNYSEHGTLVDDVLYSCNYSEVIKEQIKQEVDEKMQSITKGQETTEAVKTIIKEKVLFSQEQTERKHVLCKCNLTKSKIKNTDHLEEGWEGSAIIAHGSTLTFGCLTFVFNTINAHLER